A genome region from Candidatus Aminicenantes bacterium includes the following:
- a CDS encoding AAA family ATPase: protein MKREIEAKLVQILDPQSPNRVIVIEGARQVGKSYLVNRVLQSQTLPVLAFDLEKKKRLRNQIDQTEEFADFQNLMFDQYGLKRPSILFFDEAQESLKLASYIRSFKEDWPDIRVILTGSSMNRFFAQTERMPVGRSQSLTVFPFNFSEFVRCLKGAELADFICSAPDQISASRHRLLLELFDQYLQVGGYPEAVLAHKNHQPVAPLLDEILAGLEEDFRRKETFQPELFRNILQSIANHIGSLSKLTQFETSKYSATKIIAAMKGWHLILEVNQSALNPLHTKFLPKRYLHDVGMVNRLRSLAIPPISILDTIDPFLRIPLGGLFENALLINLLAGESARFQVAAWKMGRNSDIEIDFLMDFPEYAAKIPIECKAAVSLKNKHYKNLMHYLALTKQKFAVVVSAAPFATITNAAKQTVLNLPVYLASKENIKNYYQKNLK from the coding sequence ATGAAACGCGAAATCGAAGCCAAACTTGTGCAAATATTGGACCCGCAGTCTCCCAATCGGGTGATTGTGATTGAAGGCGCACGGCAAGTCGGCAAATCCTATCTGGTTAACCGGGTACTGCAATCACAAACACTGCCGGTGCTGGCGTTTGATCTGGAAAAGAAAAAAAGACTGCGCAACCAAATTGATCAAACAGAGGAATTCGCGGATTTTCAAAACCTGATGTTCGACCAGTACGGGCTGAAAAGACCGTCCATCCTTTTTTTCGATGAAGCCCAGGAAAGCTTGAAATTAGCCAGCTACATCCGTTCATTCAAAGAAGATTGGCCCGATATCCGGGTAATTCTGACCGGCTCATCGATGAATCGATTTTTTGCGCAGACCGAACGCATGCCGGTCGGTCGCAGCCAGAGCTTAACCGTTTTCCCCTTCAATTTCTCTGAATTCGTACGCTGCCTTAAAGGCGCGGAATTGGCCGATTTCATTTGCTCGGCACCCGATCAAATCAGCGCTTCACGCCATCGGTTGCTGCTTGAACTTTTCGATCAATATCTGCAGGTTGGCGGCTATCCCGAAGCCGTGCTGGCCCATAAAAATCACCAACCCGTTGCTCCGCTTCTGGATGAAATATTGGCCGGGCTGGAAGAGGATTTTCGCCGCAAGGAAACTTTTCAACCCGAATTATTCCGCAATATCCTGCAGAGCATCGCCAATCATATCGGCAGTCTTTCCAAGCTTACCCAATTTGAAACCAGTAAATATTCAGCCACGAAAATAATTGCCGCCATGAAGGGCTGGCATTTGATTCTGGAAGTAAATCAATCGGCGCTGAATCCGTTGCACACAAAATTTTTACCCAAGCGTTATCTCCATGATGTGGGTATGGTGAATCGCCTGCGTTCCCTGGCCATTCCCCCCATATCCATTCTGGATACCATCGACCCTTTCCTGCGTATCCCTCTGGGCGGTCTTTTTGAAAATGCGCTGCTGATAAATCTGCTGGCCGGGGAGTCGGCCCGCTTTCAGGTCGCAGCCTGGAAAATGGGTCGGAACAGCGATATCGAAATTGATTTTCTCATGGATTTTCCGGAATATGCCGCTAAAATCCCCATTGAATGCAAAGCTGCCGTCTCGCTGAAAAACAAACACTATAAAAATCTCATGCATTATCTCGCTTTGACCAAACAGAAATTTGCCGTCGTAGTTTCCGCCGCTCCTTTTGCAACAATTACTAACGCTGCCAAGCAGACTGTTTTAAACCTGCCTGTTTATCTGGCCAGCAAGGAAAATATCAAAAACTATTATCAAAAAAATCTAAAATAA